From one Chanodichthys erythropterus isolate Z2021 chromosome 3, ASM2448905v1, whole genome shotgun sequence genomic stretch:
- the LOC137017226 gene encoding gastrula zinc finger protein XlCGF57.1-like, translated as MVFVKEESEEDMSEPEPWRIKHEEQGGLVKVKEEREDLNELEEKYQLQKVHDDTAEEKSLSCSKTENSCSQSSIQITEVRRPFTCSQCGKSFTQKGHLNDHLVTHTSEKPFTCSQCGNTFKHKKSLKTHMIIHTGKKPYTCSQCGKSFTLKGHLNRHVLIHTEEKPSTCPQCGKTLMRKENLKNHMKIHAGNKPFSCSQCGNTFTRKQALKNHMLIHAGNKPFICSQCGKSFTQSSHLKYHLLIHTGEKAFYCSQCGKSFKMKAHLKEHLLIHTGEKAFSCSQCGNTFRHKGSLKRHMLFHTGEKAFSCSQCGKSFTQSSHLKYHLLIHISEKPFTCTQCGKSFRQKGSLKNHMLIHT; from the exons ATGGTGTTTgttaaagaggagagtgaggAGGACATGAGTGAACCAGAACCCTGGAGAATAAAACACGAGGAACAAGGAG gtCTGGTGAAAGTGAAAGAGGAAAGAGAAGATCTGAATGAATTGGAGGAGAAATATCAGCTTCAGAAAGTTCATGATGACACCGCTGAAGAAAAATCATTGAGTTGCTCCAaaactgaaaacagttgttcacAAAGCAGCATTCAAATAACAGAAGTCAGAAGACCTTTcacctgctctcagtgtggaaagagttttacacAGAAAGGACACCTCAATGATCATTTGGTAACTCACACTTCagaaaagcctttcacctgctctcagtgtggaaatacttttaaacataaaaaaagccTTAAAACTCACATGATAATTCACACAGGAAAAAAGCCTTATACCTGCTcccagtgtggaaagagttttacactAAAAGGGCACCTTAATAGACATGTACTAATTCACACTGAAGAAAAGCCTTCcacctgccctcagtgtggaaaaacTTTAATGCGTAAAGAAAACCTTAAGAATCATATGAAAATTCATGCTGGAAATAAGCCTTTCagctgctctcagtgtggaaacaCTTTCACACGTAAACAAGCCCTCAAGAAtcacatgttaattcatgctggAAATAAACCTTTCatctgctctcagtgtggaaagagttttacacAGAGCTCACACCTTAAGTATCATTTGttaattcatactggagaaaaggCTTTCTACTGCtcacagtgtggaaagagttttaaaatgaaagcaCACCTTAAGGAACATTTGttaattcatactggagaaaaggCTTTCAGCTGCTCTCAATGTGGAAACACTTTCAGACATAAAGGAAGCCTGAAAAGGCACATGTTatttcatactggagaaaaggCTTTCagctgctctcagtgtggaaagagttttacacAGAGCTCACATCTTAAGTATCATTTGTTAATTCATATTTCAGAAAAGCCTTTTACCTGCACTCAATGTGGGAAATCTTTCCGACAGAAAGGAAGCCTGAAGA